Proteins found in one Limnohabitans sp. TEGF004 genomic segment:
- the era gene encoding GTPase Era, with product MATTPNNEQSLQDIDAMLAASKGNRVVASQAAVAPADQRCGLIAIVGKPNVGKSTLLNALVGQKISITSRKAQTTRHRITGMHTEGASQFVFVDTPGFQTIHGNALNKSLNKTVQGAVGDVDLVVLVVEAGSFTPADERVLSLLAKGIPTLLIANKLDTMKNRADIMLWLQAMQERHPFAEIVPMSAKNEKDVQRLLGICEKYLPEQAWMYAADELTDRSEKFMAAEMVREKLFRLTGDELPYTSTVIIDKFEEEKGKTKGVKRLVRIAATIVVERDGHKAMVIGDKGERLKRMGMEARTELEKLYDAKVFLELWVKVRSGWADDAARVRSFGYE from the coding sequence ATGGCGACCACTCCAAACAACGAACAATCCCTCCAAGACATCGACGCCATGCTGGCCGCCAGCAAAGGCAACCGTGTGGTGGCCAGCCAAGCGGCGGTGGCTCCGGCTGACCAACGCTGTGGCCTGATCGCCATCGTGGGCAAACCCAACGTGGGCAAGTCGACCTTGCTCAACGCCTTGGTCGGTCAAAAAATCAGCATCACCTCACGCAAGGCACAAACCACGCGCCACCGTATCACGGGCATGCACACCGAAGGCGCGTCGCAGTTTGTGTTTGTGGACACGCCTGGTTTTCAAACCATTCACGGCAACGCCCTGAACAAGTCGCTCAACAAAACCGTCCAAGGTGCGGTGGGCGATGTGGACTTGGTGGTCTTGGTGGTCGAGGCAGGTAGCTTCACACCCGCCGACGAGCGCGTGCTGTCGCTGCTGGCCAAAGGCATTCCCACCCTGTTGATTGCCAACAAACTCGACACGATGAAAAATCGTGCCGACATCATGCTGTGGCTGCAAGCCATGCAAGAGCGTCACCCCTTCGCCGAAATCGTGCCCATGTCGGCCAAGAACGAAAAAGACGTGCAGCGCCTCTTAGGCATTTGCGAAAAGTACCTGCCCGAGCAAGCGTGGATGTATGCCGCTGACGAGCTGACCGACCGCAGCGAAAAATTCATGGCCGCCGAAATGGTGCGCGAGAAGTTGTTCCGCCTCACCGGTGACGAATTGCCCTATACCTCGACCGTCATCATTGACAAGTTCGAAGAAGAAAAGGGCAAGACCAAAGGTGTCAAGCGCTTGGTGCGCATTGCGGCCACCATCGTGGTCGAGCGCGATGGCCACAAAGCCATGGTCATTGGCGACAAAGGCGAGCGCTTGAAGCGCATGGGCATGGAAGCCCGCACCGAGCTAGAAAAACTCTACGACGCCAAAGTGTTCTTAGAGCTGTGGGTCAAAGTGCGCTCGGGTTGGGCCGACGATGCAGCGCGGGTGCGTAGCTTTGGCTACGAGTAA
- the fabF gene encoding beta-ketoacyl-ACP synthase II — translation MSRRRVVVTGLGCISPVGNTVADAWANLLAGKSGIANITRFDASGINCHFAGEVKDLDLDQYIPPKEARAMDKFIHYGIAAAVQAVQDSGLATCEALSEEEATRIGVVIGSGIGGLPLIESMHDEMLAKGPRRISPFFVPASIINMISGHVSMRYGFKGPNLAVVTACTTGLHSIGEAGRHIEYGDADVMIAGGSEGCMSPLGVGGFASMRALSTRNDDPATASRPWDRDRDGFVLGEGAGVMVLEEYEHAKKRGAKIYAELGGYGLSADAGHMTAPNMDGPRRAMLSALRNAGVNADQVDYLNAHGTSTPLGDINETNAIKAALGDHAKKTVVNSTKSMTGHLLGGAGGIESVFTALAIYHQKSPPTINIFNQDPECDLDYCANTARDMKIDVALKNNFGFGGTNGALVFKRV, via the coding sequence ATGAGCCGTCGTCGCGTCGTCGTGACCGGCCTAGGTTGTATCAGCCCCGTGGGTAACACGGTGGCAGACGCTTGGGCCAATCTTTTAGCTGGTAAATCTGGCATTGCCAACATCACGCGTTTCGACGCGTCTGGCATCAATTGCCACTTTGCTGGTGAAGTGAAAGATCTAGACCTTGACCAATACATCCCTCCCAAAGAGGCGCGTGCTATGGACAAGTTCATTCATTACGGCATTGCTGCGGCGGTGCAAGCGGTTCAAGATTCAGGCCTCGCCACCTGCGAAGCCCTGAGCGAAGAAGAAGCGACGCGCATTGGCGTCGTGATCGGCTCTGGCATTGGCGGCTTGCCGCTGATTGAAAGCATGCATGACGAAATGTTGGCCAAAGGCCCACGTCGTATTTCGCCTTTCTTTGTGCCAGCGTCCATCATCAACATGATTTCTGGTCACGTGTCCATGCGTTACGGCTTTAAGGGCCCTAACTTGGCCGTGGTCACAGCCTGTACCACAGGCTTGCACAGCATCGGCGAAGCCGGTCGTCACATTGAGTACGGCGATGCCGACGTGATGATTGCAGGCGGCTCTGAGGGCTGCATGTCTCCCTTGGGCGTGGGTGGCTTTGCCTCCATGCGTGCACTGTCAACCCGCAACGACGACCCCGCCACTGCTTCGCGCCCTTGGGACCGCGACCGTGATGGCTTCGTCTTGGGCGAAGGTGCTGGCGTTATGGTGCTCGAAGAGTACGAACACGCCAAAAAGCGTGGCGCCAAAATTTACGCTGAACTCGGTGGCTATGGCCTGAGTGCAGATGCGGGTCACATGACTGCACCTAATATGGACGGTCCACGCCGAGCCATGCTCAGCGCTTTGCGTAACGCAGGCGTGAATGCGGATCAAGTCGACTACTTGAACGCACACGGTACATCCACACCTCTGGGTGACATCAACGAAACCAACGCTATCAAGGCAGCTTTGGGCGATCACGCCAAGAAGACGGTGGTTAACTCGACCAAGTCGATGACCGGCCACTTGTTGGGCGGCGCTGGCGGCATTGAGAGTGTGTTCACGGCTTTGGCGATTTATCACCAAAAGAGCCCACCCACCATCAACATCTTCAACCAAGACCCCGAGTGTGACTTGGACTACTGTGCCAATACAGCACGCGACATGAAGATTGATGTGGCCCTCAAAAACAACTTCGGATTTGGCGGCACCAACGGCGCGTTAGTTTTCAAACGCGTCTAA
- the lepA gene encoding translation elongation factor 4, protein MNNIRNFSIIAHIDHGKSTLADRLIQRCGGLEERDMSAQVLDSMDIEKERGITIKAQTAALQYKAKDGQIYNLNLIDTPGHVDFSYEVSRSLSACEGALLVVDASQGVEAQTVANCYTALDLGVEVVPVLNKMDLPNADPDNAKAEIEDVIGIDATDAIPCSAKTGLGIDEILEAVVAKMPPPQGNKDAPLRAMIIDSWFDSYVGVVMLVRVVDGRLGKGERFKMMATEAVYNADNLGVFTPANEPRQSLEAGQVGYIIAGIKELQAAKVGDTITLEKKLPNNLGPAEQALPGFKEIQPQVFAGLYPTEANQYDGLRDALEKLKLNDASLQYEPEVSQALGFGFRCGFLGLLHMEIVQERLEREFDQDLITTAPSVVYEVKMPDGEVVMVENPAKMPDQGKLHEIREPIVTVHLYMPQDYVGAVMTLANQKRGVQMNMAYHGRQVMLTYEMPLGEIVLDFFDKLKSVSRGYASMDYEFKEYRASDVVKVDILLNGEKVDALSIIVHRTQATYRGRAVVAKMREIISRQMFDVAIQAAIGSNIIARESIKALRKNVLAKCYGGDISRKRKLLEKQKAGKKRMKQIGSVEVPQEAFLAILQVED, encoded by the coding sequence ATGAACAACATCAGAAACTTCTCAATCATTGCCCACATCGATCACGGCAAATCTACGTTGGCAGATCGTTTGATTCAGCGTTGCGGCGGGCTTGAAGAACGCGACATGTCCGCGCAAGTTCTTGACTCGATGGACATCGAAAAAGAGCGTGGGATAACTATCAAAGCGCAGACCGCTGCACTGCAATACAAAGCGAAAGACGGTCAGATTTACAACCTGAATTTGATCGACACACCGGGTCACGTTGACTTCTCTTATGAAGTGTCGCGATCACTCTCTGCATGCGAAGGCGCGTTGCTTGTCGTCGATGCTTCACAAGGTGTGGAAGCACAAACGGTGGCCAACTGCTACACCGCACTCGACCTCGGTGTGGAGGTGGTCCCCGTGCTCAATAAAATGGATTTGCCCAACGCAGATCCAGACAACGCGAAAGCAGAAATTGAAGACGTCATTGGCATTGATGCCACCGACGCCATTCCATGCTCAGCCAAAACAGGTTTGGGCATTGATGAAATCTTAGAAGCCGTGGTCGCCAAAATGCCGCCACCGCAAGGTAACAAAGACGCGCCACTGCGCGCCATGATCATCGACAGCTGGTTTGACAGTTACGTGGGCGTGGTGATGTTGGTGCGTGTGGTCGATGGCCGTTTGGGCAAGGGCGAACGTTTCAAGATGATGGCCACCGAGGCCGTCTACAACGCCGACAACCTCGGTGTGTTCACCCCCGCCAACGAGCCACGTCAGTCGCTCGAAGCCGGCCAAGTGGGCTACATCATTGCGGGTATCAAAGAGCTGCAAGCCGCCAAGGTGGGTGACACCATCACCTTGGAAAAGAAGTTGCCAAATAACTTAGGCCCTGCCGAGCAAGCCTTGCCTGGTTTTAAAGAAATTCAACCTCAGGTGTTCGCGGGTCTGTACCCCACCGAAGCCAACCAATACGACGGCCTGCGCGACGCGCTGGAAAAGCTCAAGCTCAACGATGCCTCATTGCAATACGAGCCAGAAGTGTCGCAAGCGCTGGGCTTTGGTTTCCGCTGCGGTTTCTTGGGCCTGTTGCACATGGAAATCGTGCAAGAGCGCTTAGAGCGTGAGTTTGACCAAGACCTGATCACCACCGCACCCAGCGTGGTGTATGAAGTGAAGATGCCTGACGGCGAAGTGGTCATGGTGGAGAACCCCGCCAAGATGCCGGATCAAGGCAAGTTGCACGAAATTCGTGAGCCCATCGTGACGGTGCATTTGTACATGCCGCAAGACTATGTGGGCGCAGTGATGACACTGGCCAACCAAAAGCGCGGCGTGCAAATGAACATGGCGTACCACGGTCGCCAAGTGATGTTGACGTACGAGATGCCTTTGGGCGAAATCGTTCTCGACTTCTTTGACAAGCTCAAATCAGTCTCGCGCGGCTATGCCTCGATGGACTATGAATTCAAAGAGTACCGCGCCTCTGACGTGGTGAAGGTCGACATCTTGCTCAACGGCGAGAAGGTCGATGCCTTGTCCATCATCGTGCACCGCACACAAGCCACTTACCGTGGCCGTGCTGTGGTGGCCAAGATGCGCGAGATCATCAGCCGTCAAATGTTTGACGTGGCGATTCAAGCCGCCATTGGCTCCAACATCATTGCGCGTGAAAGTATCAAGGCTTTGCGCAAAAACGTGCTGGCAAAATGCTACGGCGGCGACATCAGCCGCAAACGCAAGCTGCTTGAGAAGCAAAAAGCAGGTAAGAAGCGCATGAAGCAAATTGGTTCGGTGGAAGTTCCGCAAGAAGCCTTCTTGGCCATCTTGCAGGTGGAGGATTAA
- the fabG gene encoding 3-oxoacyl-ACP reductase FabG yields the protein MSEHKQHIALVTGASRGIGAAIAQELAQQGYLVIGTATSDDGAAKITQALSAHAGCRGANLNVNDSAAIDALLEQITKDHGALHVLVNNAGITRDTLAMRMKDDDWDAVLDTNLKAVFRMSRAVMRPMMKQRYGRIISITSVVGASGNPGQANYAAAKAGVAGMTRALARELGSRGITVNCVAPGFIETDMTASLPEEQQKALLGQIPLGHLGKPADIAHAVAYLAGAHASYVTGQELHVNGGMFMA from the coding sequence ATGAGCGAACACAAACAACACATTGCCTTGGTGACGGGCGCTTCGCGCGGCATCGGTGCCGCCATTGCCCAAGAGTTGGCCCAACAAGGCTACTTGGTCATCGGCACGGCCACGTCGGACGACGGCGCTGCCAAAATTACCCAAGCTTTGTCTGCCCACGCAGGTTGCCGCGGTGCGAACCTGAACGTCAACGACTCAGCGGCCATCGACGCCTTGTTAGAACAAATCACCAAAGACCACGGCGCATTGCATGTGTTGGTGAACAACGCCGGCATCACCCGCGACACCTTGGCCATGCGTATGAAGGATGACGATTGGGATGCTGTGCTCGACACCAACCTCAAAGCCGTATTCCGCATGTCACGCGCCGTCATGCGTCCCATGATGAAGCAGCGTTATGGCCGCATCATCAGCATCACCAGCGTGGTGGGCGCATCTGGCAACCCAGGTCAAGCCAACTACGCGGCGGCCAAGGCCGGTGTGGCTGGCATGACCCGCGCATTGGCGCGTGAGTTAGGCAGCCGTGGCATCACGGTCAACTGTGTGGCTCCAGGCTTCATCGAAACCGACATGACGGCTTCATTGCCTGAAGAACAACAAAAAGCCTTGCTGGGCCAAATCCCGCTGGGGCACCTCGGCAAGCCTGCTGACATTGCACACGCTGTGGCCTATTTGGCTGGCGCACACGCCAGTTATGTGACGGGCCAAGAGTTGCATGTCAACGGCGGCATGTTCATGGCGTAA
- the lepB gene encoding signal peptidase I — protein sequence MATLTAFVLAALVGYAGSWYLGMIEGNFALLMFMATVVTGIYWLAEQFYFLPQRKAAADALQAQADKRTAELHAQGITQTDVNVTEAKERLYMQPWWLDWTAGLFPVIAVVFVLRSFLFEPFKIPSGSMIPTLHVGDLILVNKFHYGVRLPVLNTKLTDGNPVQRGDVMVFRYPPKPSLDYIKRVIGVPGDEVAYLNKQLTINGQPVTKAPRADFFEQDSMRYITQFEEKLPVGSKPSEMKDMRIHNLLNDKDRPSFIPGAEDFAFKDNCHYTVEGVTCKVPAGHYFMMGDNRDNSLDSRYWGFVPEKNIVGKAFFVWMNFGSLSRIGAFQ from the coding sequence ATGGCTACGTTGACCGCATTCGTACTGGCAGCCTTAGTGGGCTACGCTGGTTCTTGGTATCTGGGCATGATCGAAGGCAACTTTGCCTTGCTCATGTTCATGGCCACAGTTGTCACTGGTATTTACTGGTTGGCTGAGCAGTTCTACTTCTTGCCCCAGCGCAAAGCTGCTGCTGATGCCCTGCAAGCCCAAGCCGACAAACGCACCGCCGAGTTGCATGCCCAAGGCATCACCCAAACCGATGTGAACGTGACCGAAGCCAAAGAGCGTCTGTACATGCAGCCTTGGTGGCTGGATTGGACAGCAGGGTTGTTCCCCGTCATCGCTGTGGTGTTTGTGTTGCGCTCGTTTCTATTTGAGCCTTTCAAAATCCCATCCGGTTCGATGATTCCCACCTTGCATGTGGGCGACCTGATTTTGGTCAACAAGTTTCATTACGGCGTGCGCTTGCCTGTGCTCAACACCAAGCTGACCGATGGCAACCCTGTGCAGCGCGGCGATGTGATGGTGTTTCGTTACCCACCCAAGCCTAGCTTGGACTACATCAAGCGTGTCATTGGCGTGCCCGGCGACGAAGTGGCTTACCTCAACAAGCAGCTCACCATCAACGGCCAGCCCGTCACCAAAGCACCGCGTGCTGATTTCTTTGAGCAAGACAGCATGCGCTACATCACGCAGTTTGAAGAAAAGCTGCCTGTGGGCTCCAAGCCTTCTGAGATGAAGGACATGCGCATCCACAACCTGCTGAACGACAAGGACCGTCCTTCGTTCATTCCGGGTGCGGAAGACTTTGCATTCAAAGATAACTGCCACTACACCGTCGAAGGTGTGACCTGCAAAGTACCCGCAGGCCACTACTTCATGATGGGTGACAACCGCGACAACTCACTCGACTCGCGCTACTGGGGCTTCGTGCCAGAGAAAAACATCGTGGGCAAAGCCTTCTTTGTTTGGATGAACTTTGGCAGCCTCTCGCGCATCGGCGCATTTCAATGA
- a CDS encoding DegQ family serine endoprotease, whose amino-acid sequence MARPLVLKRSLSLGLLCASLWATGLQVALVQPAAAQIVKGLPDFTELVEQVGPSVVNIRTLEKTAVRDVQGNEPDAEMQEFFRRFFGVPMPIPNNPNTPRQQRRGQPEEAQPKGVGSGFILSADGFVMTNAHVVDGADQVLVTLPDKREFKARIVGSDKRTDVAVVKIDATGLPAVKIGDVNRLKVGEWVMAIGSPFGLDNSVTAGIVSAKQRDTGDYLPFIQTDVAINPGNSGGPLINMRGEVVGINSQIYSRSGGFMGISFAIPIDEAVRVSEQLRATGKVQRGRLGVQIDQVNKEVAESLGLSKAQGALVRGVEQGSPAEKASLEPGDIILKFEGKAIEKSTDLPRMVGNTKPGTRSAIQVWRRGSVKDMYITVGEFEADKPLKKAAATEKPQTGNVTKVLGLTVGELTDAQKKELKLRGGVRVDAVAEPASRAGIQEGDVILALANIETLNVQTLEALTAKLDRSKPVSLLIRRGEWAQYTVIRPAR is encoded by the coding sequence ATGGCACGACCATTGGTATTGAAACGTTCGCTCTCGCTGGGCTTGTTGTGCGCCTCTTTATGGGCCACGGGTCTTCAAGTGGCTCTGGTGCAGCCTGCCGCTGCGCAGATTGTGAAAGGCTTGCCTGATTTCACCGAGTTGGTGGAGCAGGTTGGGCCTTCAGTGGTGAACATCCGTACCTTGGAGAAAACCGCTGTGCGTGATGTGCAAGGCAATGAGCCCGATGCGGAGATGCAAGAGTTCTTTCGCCGCTTCTTTGGCGTGCCCATGCCTATTCCTAACAACCCCAACACACCTCGTCAGCAGCGTCGTGGCCAGCCTGAAGAGGCGCAGCCCAAAGGTGTGGGTTCGGGCTTCATCTTGTCAGCCGATGGCTTTGTGATGACCAATGCACACGTGGTTGATGGTGCTGACCAAGTGTTGGTCACTTTGCCCGACAAACGCGAGTTCAAAGCCCGCATCGTGGGCTCCGACAAGCGCACCGATGTGGCGGTCGTCAAGATTGATGCCACTGGCTTGCCCGCCGTGAAAATCGGCGATGTGAACCGACTCAAAGTGGGCGAGTGGGTCATGGCGATTGGTTCGCCCTTTGGTTTGGATAACTCGGTCACTGCAGGCATCGTGAGTGCCAAGCAACGCGACACGGGCGACTATTTGCCGTTCATCCAAACTGATGTAGCCATCAACCCCGGCAACTCGGGCGGCCCGCTCATTAACATGCGTGGCGAAGTGGTGGGCATCAACAGCCAAATTTATTCGCGCTCGGGTGGCTTCATGGGCATCTCGTTTGCCATTCCGATTGACGAAGCTGTGCGCGTGAGCGAGCAGCTGCGTGCCACTGGCAAAGTGCAGCGCGGTCGTTTGGGTGTGCAGATTGACCAAGTGAACAAAGAAGTGGCCGAGTCACTGGGCTTATCCAAAGCCCAAGGTGCTTTGGTGCGCGGCGTAGAGCAGGGCTCGCCTGCGGAGAAAGCGAGCTTAGAGCCCGGCGACATCATCTTGAAGTTCGAGGGCAAAGCCATCGAAAAGTCCACCGACTTGCCGCGCATGGTGGGCAACACCAAGCCAGGTACGCGCAGCGCCATACAGGTGTGGCGCCGTGGCAGTGTGAAAGACATGTACATCACCGTGGGTGAGTTCGAAGCCGACAAGCCTTTGAAGAAGGCGGCAGCCACAGAGAAGCCTCAAACAGGTAACGTCACCAAGGTGTTGGGTCTGACAGTGGGCGAGCTGACGGACGCGCAGAAGAAAGAACTCAAACTGCGTGGCGGTGTGCGTGTGGATGCTGTGGCTGAGCCTGCTTCACGTGCAGGCATTCAAGAGGGCGATGTGATTTTGGCGCTGGCTAACATCGAAACACTCAATGTGCAAACCCTTGAAGCCCTGACAGCCAAGCTGGACCGCAGCAAACCCGTGAGTCTGTTGATTCGTCGAGGCGAGTGGGCGCAATACACAGTCATTCGACCTGCGCGTTAA
- the fabD gene encoding ACP S-malonyltransferase has protein sequence MTSFAFVFPGQGSQSVGMLDAWGDNPVVAQTLVEASDAMGEDIAKLIHEGPKEALGLTTNTQPVMLVSAVAAYRAWLAEGGAVPSVVAGHSLGEYSALVASGVLTLAQAAPLVRFRAQAMQEAVPVGTGAMAAILGMTAAQVIAGCAEAQATFGAGSAEVVEAVNFNDPGQTVIAGSKAAVEKACEVLKANGAKRALSLPVSAPFHSSLMKPAADRLKEKLAATSFAAAQIPVVNNIDVTVETDADRMRDALYRQAFGPVRWVECVAAIKARGVTTLVECGPGKVLAGMVKRIDADLTGLPLFDPASLAEVKTALA, from the coding sequence ATGACTTCATTTGCTTTTGTATTTCCAGGTCAAGGCTCTCAATCCGTCGGCATGCTCGACGCTTGGGGCGATAACCCTGTGGTTGCTCAAACTTTGGTTGAGGCATCTGATGCCATGGGCGAAGACATTGCCAAGCTGATCCACGAAGGCCCTAAAGAAGCTTTGGGCTTGACCACCAACACGCAGCCTGTGATGTTGGTGTCTGCCGTGGCGGCTTATCGCGCTTGGTTGGCTGAAGGTGGCGCTGTGCCATCTGTAGTGGCTGGCCACTCTTTGGGTGAGTACTCTGCTTTGGTCGCTTCTGGTGTGTTGACACTGGCGCAAGCTGCACCGCTGGTGCGTTTCCGCGCACAAGCCATGCAAGAAGCCGTGCCCGTGGGTACAGGCGCCATGGCTGCCATTTTGGGTATGACGGCTGCGCAAGTGATTGCAGGTTGCGCCGAAGCGCAAGCTACTTTTGGTGCAGGTTCTGCCGAAGTGGTGGAGGCTGTGAACTTCAACGACCCAGGCCAAACCGTGATTGCAGGCAGCAAAGCCGCCGTTGAAAAAGCGTGTGAAGTCCTCAAAGCCAATGGCGCGAAGCGCGCCTTGTCTTTGCCTGTGTCTGCACCTTTTCACTCCAGCCTGATGAAGCCTGCGGCGGATCGCCTGAAAGAAAAATTAGCTGCCACCAGCTTTGCCGCAGCGCAAATTCCGGTGGTGAACAACATCGACGTGACGGTAGAGACCGACGCCGACCGCATGCGTGACGCCCTCTACCGCCAAGCCTTTGGCCCCGTGCGTTGGGTCGAGTGCGTGGCCGCCATCAAGGCGCGTGGCGTGACCACCTTGGTCGAGTGCGGCCCAGGCAAGGTCTTGGCTGGCATGGTCAAACGCATTGATGCAGATTTAACAGGCTTGCCTTTGTTTGACCCCGCCAGCTTGGCTGAAGTCAAAACTGCGCTGGCTTAA
- the acpP gene encoding acyl carrier protein: MSDIELRVKKIIAEQLGVEESQVTNEKAFVADLGADSLDTVELVMALEDEFGIEIPDEDAEKINTVQNAIDYALTHKKA; the protein is encoded by the coding sequence ATGAGCGATATCGAACTGCGTGTCAAAAAAATCATTGCTGAACAACTCGGCGTTGAAGAGTCTCAAGTTACCAACGAAAAAGCCTTCGTGGCCGATTTGGGTGCTGACTCCCTGGACACAGTGGAATTGGTGATGGCATTGGAAGATGAGTTTGGTATTGAAATCCCAGACGAAGATGCCGAAAAAATCAACACCGTGCAAAACGCGATTGACTACGCGTTGACCCACAAAAAAGCCTAA
- a CDS encoding pyridoxine 5'-phosphate synthase gives MSKHTQTALSVNLNKVALVRNTRHLGIPSVTRAATLCLEAGAAGITVHPRPDERHIRGGDVHDLAALLKAWPDREFNIEGNPFHNLMDFVRQVRPHQVTFVPDSEGQFTSDHGWTFPQDAERLKPLIDEAKALGARVSLFMDPIPEAMAAAKAVGADRVELYTESYASTYGTPKQTEVLAAFKATAEAALAVGLGINAGHDLNRDNLHTFLTTVPGVQEVSIGHALIADALEIGYTETVRAYNACMPQA, from the coding sequence ATGTCCAAACACACACAAACAGCCCTGTCGGTCAACCTCAACAAAGTGGCCTTGGTGCGCAATACGCGCCATTTGGGTATTCCCAGCGTCACACGCGCAGCCACGCTGTGCTTAGAGGCGGGCGCTGCGGGTATCACCGTGCACCCTCGTCCTGACGAGCGACACATCCGCGGTGGTGATGTGCATGACTTGGCGGCTTTGTTGAAAGCTTGGCCCGACCGCGAGTTCAACATTGAAGGCAACCCGTTTCACAACCTGATGGACTTTGTGCGCCAAGTGCGCCCCCATCAAGTGACCTTTGTGCCCGATAGCGAAGGCCAATTCACCAGCGACCATGGCTGGACCTTTCCGCAAGATGCCGAGCGCTTGAAGCCGCTCATTGACGAAGCCAAAGCTTTGGGTGCGCGCGTGAGCTTGTTCATGGACCCCATCCCTGAAGCGATGGCCGCGGCCAAAGCCGTAGGCGCTGACCGCGTGGAGCTGTACACCGAGAGCTATGCCTCGACTTACGGCACACCAAAACAAACCGAAGTGTTGGCTGCATTCAAAGCCACTGCCGAAGCTGCTTTGGCTGTGGGCCTTGGCATCAACGCCGGCCACGACCTGAACCGTGACAACCTTCACACCTTTCTCACCACCGTGCCCGGCGTCCAAGAGGTGTCGATTGGCCACGCCCTGATTGCTGATGCGTTAGAGATTGGCTACACAGAAACTGTTCGCGCGTACAACGCGTGCATGCCGCAGGCTTGA
- the rnc gene encoding ribonuclease III, with the protein MTSRSRSDRPSLSQQQILETLQARLEYTFQNPALLTQALTHRSFSSDHYERLEFLGDSVLNLAVANMLYKQLGTLPEGDLSRVRANLVKQDTLHHLAVELGLSGILRLGEGEMNSGGQKRPSILADALEAVLGAVYLDAGYVAADALVQRIFAKVEINPDMQAVGKDAKTELQEWLQARKFKLPIYRVVGTLGAAHKQTFDVECEVPELARCERGIGGSRRAGEQAAAAAMLQVIKDNGLK; encoded by the coding sequence ATGACATCACGCTCACGCTCAGACCGACCCAGCCTGTCTCAACAACAAATCCTTGAGACGCTTCAAGCGCGCTTGGAGTACACCTTTCAAAACCCTGCGTTGCTCACGCAGGCGTTGACGCACCGCAGCTTCAGCTCTGACCACTATGAACGCTTGGAGTTTTTAGGCGACTCGGTGCTCAACTTGGCCGTGGCCAATATGCTCTACAAGCAGCTCGGCACTTTGCCCGAAGGTGATCTGTCCCGCGTGCGCGCCAACTTGGTCAAGCAAGACACCTTGCATCACTTGGCAGTTGAACTGGGCTTATCTGGCATCCTGCGCTTGGGCGAGGGCGAGATGAACTCAGGTGGCCAAAAGCGCCCCTCCATCTTGGCCGATGCCCTCGAAGCTGTATTGGGTGCGGTGTACCTCGACGCAGGTTACGTGGCCGCAGACGCTTTGGTGCAACGCATCTTTGCCAAGGTGGAAATCAACCCCGACATGCAAGCCGTGGGCAAAGACGCCAAAACTGAATTACAAGAATGGCTGCAAGCACGCAAGTTCAAGTTGCCCATTTACCGTGTGGTCGGCACCTTAGGCGCCGCGCACAAACAAACGTTTGATGTGGAATGTGAAGTTCCAGAACTAGCCCGCTGCGAGCGTGGCATTGGCGGCTCGCGCCGCGCAGGAGAGCAAGCCGCCGCAGCAGCCATGCTCCAAGTGATTAAAGACAACGGGCTCAAATAA
- the recO gene encoding DNA repair protein RecO, producing MSRGIPRIQDEPAFVVHRYDWSESSLILETFTRHFGRVALVAKGAKKPSSNFRPVLLPLQPLYVSYSGDAEIRTLKGAEWVGGHIMPTGEALLSGYYINELLLRLLARDDPHPSLFDLYRQVVQVLASGHEGTIAPALRAFELLLLRDIGFLPELNAQTLTLSPLQPDALYVLVAEGGLRTHNAQDRTGLAGGVWLQLHDSLSTDSPFTATLRLCAEMPPEQRNALQGQLRALLHYHCGVKTLRTRQMMIDLQSL from the coding sequence ATGTCGCGGGGCATTCCCCGCATTCAGGACGAGCCCGCGTTCGTGGTGCACCGCTACGACTGGAGCGAGTCCAGTTTGATTTTGGAAACCTTCACCCGCCACTTTGGTCGGGTGGCTTTGGTGGCCAAAGGCGCTAAAAAACCCAGCTCCAACTTTCGCCCTGTCTTGCTGCCCTTGCAGCCGCTGTACGTCAGCTATTCGGGCGATGCCGAAATTCGCACCTTGAAGGGCGCTGAATGGGTCGGCGGCCACATCATGCCCACGGGCGAGGCGCTGCTGTCGGGCTACTACATCAACGAGTTGTTGTTGCGCCTGCTGGCGCGTGACGATCCGCACCCCAGTTTGTTTGACCTGTACCGCCAAGTGGTGCAAGTGCTGGCCTCGGGCCACGAGGGCACGATTGCCCCCGCGCTGCGCGCCTTTGAGCTGCTGCTGTTGCGCGACATCGGCTTCTTGCCCGAGCTCAACGCCCAAACCTTGACCCTGAGCCCTTTGCAGCCCGACGCCTTGTATGTGCTGGTGGCCGAAGGCGGCTTGCGCACGCATAACGCACAAGACCGCACAGGCTTGGCTGGCGGCGTGTGGCTGCAGCTGCACGACAGCTTGTCGACAGACTCGCCATTCACCGCCACGCTGCGTTTGTGTGCCGAGATGCCCCCAGAGCAACGCAACGCCTTGCAGGGCCAGCTACGGGCCTTGCTGCACTACCATTGCGGGGTCAAAACACTGCGCACACGGCAGATGATGATTGACCTGCAATCCCTTTGA